A region from the Panicum hallii strain FIL2 chromosome 1, PHallii_v3.1, whole genome shotgun sequence genome encodes:
- the LOC112892907 gene encoding titin-like isoform X3 gives MATEDEAREAADGMEVQVEAVDLGSAHFHAHPEVKLSTIMGIKNVGEIINSTEGTLKIPEDQVLVEAPSEVALPPEHNLNGKASSLNGHVDIEEKISNAQPHENNHEEAELDGTSAHQSNGISKEEMTDGLSHIESTTEDRSLLKHEKDEEPRYEQQDSGVTVADDLVQEDTLKTDSSIEQTDDDQHDQNQEPEKTNEDTQPSSIANNADIEEAEASTGLQTLVEPHLDDSGSVPGTIDEKMETEEPANADGVIHPDHKESFPEDTSIAGPTEEVVKVDQQSQQADVMDADAVQEEMLKCEETHVQEEVPKSDAHEPTTNTQEMLNKESAEEIGDPMNEKNEETDPTKKENEETVHQSNMEAPKETKPELETTTRVPPANVQVQNHEPSEEIEDAEPVDTEAEMQQSSVAFEDAIPEDQCNLGVAMDNSTVPEDTVKAVEQTDDGQQDQDLEPEKATEDTQPASMENTPGVEVAAEAPSGVQTPVEPNLDNSDAVPDSIDGITETDGPTKADGVLHPDHKESFPEDAPIAEPTEEVVKVEDQQSQQADAMDADVVQEEVPRSEHAEEPATDAHEVLNEEFTEETDGPLNEKTEETAHQSNMAAPEEITPENDTTAGEPPVNIQVQNQESVEEIEDAEAEMQQSSVAFEDAIPEDQCNLGVAMDNSTVPEDTVKAVEQTDDGQQDQDLEPEKATEVAAEAPSGVQTPVEPNLDNSDAVPDSIDGITETDEPAKADGVLHPDHKESFPEDAPIAEPTEEVVKVEDQQSQQADAMDADVVQEEVPRSEHAEEPATDAHEVLNEEFTEETDGPLNEKTEETAHQSNMAAPEEITPENDTTAGEPPVNIQVQNQESVEEIEDAEAEMQQSSVAFEDAIPEDQCNLGVAMDNSTVPEDTVKAVEQTDDGQQDQDLEPEKATEVAAEAPSGVQTPVEPNLDNSDAVPDSIDGITETDEPAKADGVLHPDHKESFPEDAPIAEPTEEVVKVEEKQSQQADAMDADVVKEQVPKSEHADEPATDAHEVLNEESTEETDGSLNEKTEETAYQSNMAAPEEITPENDTTAGEPPVNIQVQNQESVEEIEDAEAVDTEAEMQQSSVAFEEAIPEDQCNLGTTMDGNTVQEGMLEDIKQTENDQQDQDLGPEKATENTQPSSIPDVEVVAEARSGVQTPAGINLDNSDAIPDTTDGNTETNESAKAEGATATSELKVTETEEEPKDSEATEAQEITEHGHVTPSKELSAEDVLIADEPHNDDIQSTLGQDLVEVKETVFTSEEATVKDSVTVEEPTCDSQEVDNAESTQETKGNTAKNIAEVSDVVIVDEAQTEDIAETHMREVEPEETKDTEPVEPEEASDQRNAVLFNDLTQEDTPESEMQQTGSATETTETEAAPQESSDCVSEEPSPEEHKIESETDCDTQEVSITESLEISGDKDIITEGISGQSSMISAGELAQENDVPESEPTADIQPVQEPEPEDIKNTERVEVKETSHEMKTTISQTPAEEDNPETIDLHESERGLSNTEATEAETPDQSDASQSEEQAPEEIASEPQVLEPETVEEMSDTEAIEPPNVSQDNLISTSGESVPEEIATEDNTTTKPDVDHQQLQDQESTDIKETEADKPEGIASSCTLSTSEQSTSEDNATTIEPRFDTQEENSEPAEVTEGTENVKNSTALAEAAAPEEHVEKDATADTSPVQEPELEETKDAEPAGTEDIMTPRDLPAENKNMETMGTEAVPHESHVESVKELTEDDAEPVLELESDEDTKCTDTMEYPGEPNGSTSDEPTPTEENTTVTEPDFDTQQVQNMTSQEIKNGEDAKTDEFSDLSSFPTPEGADQESNLPRTESPTDVQQVQELGSTEETRDIGSVGIEDHQQVSTFEPVDGEPNVDDQQLHAGVKEKEAMETEEVVWQNNFASHVDATEEGSERRSDPDSYVQPAQQVELSRDSEISQLVKAEETSGQVNAVTIEEIPTEDSVVSEIEPPVDIKQEHEQEPVEEIKGIDANEAKEEFITSQVDALEKPASEGNIASIEPTSNIEQENELEATKEIDGIEAINDGEQAENATLEYPSPTDNETTPEGHPAELNEETIGNETDNVMLVPGLKDEIQTSLELKDGACDLGETVLTTQGSENVTDEDAVQSSGDDILDTSNNIDQFKEEQKDGCEHNSSKMSGAQNEENIIHVQDRDISVELLTKRGTDEEASQALFESDTTEDGEKISDLNRQPDDVALQLQTCEADALSIGRQDEVAQKVDLDQEQNEDEHIQSQKEELQADEQKHDDKAGDFTTEPLVEPEGIKNGNTDRTENTDACEAEETEAIITEILKHEEAPHVYEESTPSSMDMKVDCIKGTEEDADAKHDNKDEEENAEKDDIVAKNSTDKQDETTAEITNEEDPAAVTQNFESGEHREDKECTGKVNDDVHTSRAAEKEIADEIHDNKEIRNEDNAIHHDESQTKPEEDVAPKPEDNAKIDDTTTTLGGEIIDGNASIKPREIEEIGENKGLESTSNPFVESSIQNNVEHDLHHKVEDEKLSMAEQNDVDIEAMQEKADESASDINQMKQCQEGINTDDVQQLEIEENSFDKIDETISHEKTETRTTEVTINDNIIDKARGGDGGPSDESLKTFNDTGRDLDVSSVITASKEESMNENMEDHKLVLPAHTAQDENTPEQVLWLENAEREMPSSEKLLPTEPEDKQIPNESNEEELQDENQIPNEKNEEDMQDTEVGDAQKDVEQDLPVSHFLMNLILGKKNADADENSESEAERKEGETTEGDKCVVISKQEENMGSLSTENKVDDDLTFEQEKHDVKCSEETQEMVKGQIDNLKLDTEISTQTDDEFNKNTRDLEIPAYQGTTQDKISGELLSEEAASVSTKMETRDIEIFNLELDDKGVDTVCQENTEVSEKIENESLNSNINDLTNIEASEKDTLGEGQTGLLHDSLPEDKSANAVAEQTPLLTESGMIDAKDFSCDAEAVQNLACEKEDETTESSTMEATSTSHIQLECEEVEKKEEEQHASIDTDKVSEEAVETSNDSPQKSTRSEVTPDEQAPQITEPVTDTEKILAHEKEIYEGSTCMDEKENSNFSIKGVENFQTAFEIQADSPNMQINQDKKDEIADNETAMGPEKLGESEFQEHQETGTEQKSPKASDEGDQQFLVEKETMNKEQMVPGTVESHEQTVSVKSNEEQELVVSKVQECDFNVVSPREASEAEENFVDVTKTEFNTDEDQSPKADAEEKAYNEKIKNIEGTKNFTDEAEVKTEAPRATQKAHKKLSLLSGVGSKVKAVKQQLAKVKKAIVRKPGNTKPDSPKS, from the exons GAAGTCCAAGTGGAAGCTGTGGATTTAGGATCAGCCCATTTTCATGCACACCCAGAAGTCAAGCTTTCGACAATCATGGGGATCAAGAACGTGGGAGAAATCATCAATTCCACTGAAGGaacgttgaagattccagaggaTCAAGTTTTAGTAGAAGCACCCTCTGAAGTCGCACTTCCTCCAGAACATAACCTAAATGGCAAAGCATCTTCTCTGAATGGTCATGTGGACATAGAAGAGAAGATTTCAAATGCGCAGCCGCATGAAAACAATCATGAAGAAGCAGAACTAGATGGGACAAGTGCCCATCAGAGCAATGGAATCAGTAAAGAAGAGATGACTGATGGTTTAAGCCATATAGAAAGCACAACAGAAGATAGAAGCCTTCTGAAGCATGAGAAAGATGAAGAACCTAGGTATGAGCAGCAAGATTCAGGTGTTACAGTGGCTGATGACTTGGTGCAGGAAGACACATTGAAAACTGACAGTTCTATTGAGCAAACAGATGATGATCAACATGATCAGAATCAGGAACCAGAAAAGACAAACGAGGACACACAACCATCAAGCATTGCAAACAATGCTGATATTGAGGAAGCTGAGGCATCTACTGGTCTCCAAACTCTTGTGGAGCCACATCTGGATGATTCTGGTTCTGTTCCAGGAACTATTGATGAAAAGATGGAAACAGAGGAACCAGCTAATGCAGACGGTGTTATTCATCCTGACCACAAAGAGAGCTTTCCAGAAGATACATCTATTGCAGGACCCACAGAAGAGGTGGTCAAAGTAGATCAACAGAGTCAGCAAGCTGATGTGATGGATGCAGATGCAGTCCAGGAAGAGATGCTTAAATGTGAGGAAACCCATGTGCAGGAAGAGGTGCCTAAATCAGATGCTCATGAGCCAACGACCAATACTCAAGAAATGCTGAATAAAGAGTCTGCTGAAGAAATTGGTGACCCAATGAATGAAAAAAATGAAGAAACTGACCCAACGAAGAAAGAAAATGAAGAAACTGTGCACCAGAGCAACATGGAAGCTCCAAAGGAGACAAAGCCAGAGCTTGAAACTACAACGAGGGTGCCACCAGCGAATGTTCAAGTGCAGAACCATGAACCATCAGAAGAAATAGAAGATGCTGAACCAGTTGATACTGAAGCAGAGATGCAACAAAGCAGTGTTGCTTTTGAGGATGCAATTCCAGAAGATCAATGTAATTTAGGTGTTGCAATGGACAACAGCACAGTGCCAGAGGACACAGTGAAAGCTGTTGAGCAAACAGATGATGGTCAGCAAGACCAGGATCTAGAACCAGAAAAGGCAACCGAGGATACACAACCTGCAAGCATGGAAAACACTCCTGGTGTTGAGGTTGCAGCTGAAGCACCTTCTGGAGTCCAAACTCCAGTGGAGCCCAATCTGGACAACTCTGATGCTGTTCCAGACTCTATAGATGGAATCACAGAAACTGATGGACCAACTAAAGCAGATGGTGTCCTTCATCCTGACCACAAAGAGAGCTTTCCAGAAGATGCACCTATTGCAGAACCTACAGAAGAGGTGGTCAAAGTAGAAGATCAACAGAGCCAGCAAGCTGACGCAATGGATGCAGATGTGGTGCAGGAAGAGGTGCCTAGATCTGAACACGCTGAGGAGCCAGCAACTGATGCTCATGAAGTGCTGAATGAAGAATTTACTGAAGAAACTGATGGCCCGCTGAATGAAAAGACTGAAGAAACAGCACACCAAAGCAATATGGCAGCTCCTGAGGAGATAACACCAGAAAATGACACAACAGCAGGGGAGCCACCTGTAAATATTCAAGTGCAGAACCAGGAATCAGTAGAAGAAATAGAAGATGCTGAAGCAGAGATGCAACAAAGCAGTGTTGCTTTTGAGGATGCAATTCCAGAAGATCAATGTAATTTAGGTGTTGCAATGGACAACAGCACAGTGCCAGAGGACACAGTGAAAGCTGTTGAGCAAACAGATGATGGTCAGCAAGACCAGGATCTAGAACCAGAAAAGGCAACCGAGGTTGCAGCTGAAGCACCTTCTGGAGTCCAAACTCCAGTGGAGCCCAATCTGGACAACTCTGATGCTGTTCCAGACTCTATAGATGGAATCACAGAAACTGATGAACCAGCTAAAGCAGATGGTGTCCTTCATCCTGACCACAAAGAGAGCTTTCCAGAAGATGCACCTATTGCAGAACCTACAGAAGAGGTGGTCAAAGTAGAAGATCAACAGAGCCAGCAAGCTGACGCAATGGATGCAGATGTGGTGCAGGAAGAGGTGCCTAGATCTGAACACGCTGAGGAGCCAGCAACTGATGCTCATGAAGTGCTGAATGAAGAATTTACTGAAGAAACTGATGGCCCGCTGAATGAAAAGACTGAAGAAACAGCACACCAAAGCAATATGGCAGCTCCTGAGGAGATAACACCAGAAAATGACACAACAGCAGGGGAGCCACCTGTAAATATTCAAGTGCAGAACCAGGAATCAGTAGAAGAAATAGAAGATGCTGAAGCAGAGATGCAACAAAGCAGTGTTGCTTTTGAGGATGCAATTCCAGAAGATCAATGTAATTTAGGTGTTGCAATGGACAACAGCACAGTGCCAGAGGACACAGTGAAAGCTGTTGAGCAAACAGATGATGGTCAGCAAGACCAGGATCTAGAACCAGAAAAGGCAACCGAGGTTGCAGCTGAAGCACCTTCTGGAGTCCAAACTCCAGTGGAGCCCAATCTGGACAACTCTGATGCTGTTCCAGATTCTATAGATGGAATCACAGAAACTGATGAACCAGCTAAAGCAGATGGTGTCCTTCATCCTGACCACAAAGAGAGCTTTCCAGAAGATGCACCTATTGCAGAACCTACAGAAGAGGTGGTCAAAGTAGAAGAAAAACAGAGCCAGCAAGCTGATGCAATGGATGCAGATGTGGTGAAGGAACAGGTGCCTAAATCTGAACACGCTGATGAGCCAGCAACTGATGCTCATGAAGTGCTGAATGAAGAATCTACTGAAGAAACTGATGGCTCGCTGAATGAAAAGACTGAAGAAACAGCATATCAAAGCAACATGGCAGCTCCTGAGGAGATAACACCAGAAAATGACACAACAGCAGGGGAGCCACCTGTAAATATTCAAGTGCAGAACCAGGAATCAGTAGAAGAAATAGAAGATGCTGAAGCAGTTGATACTGAAGCAGAAATGCAACAAAGCAGTGTTGCTTTTGAGGAGGCAATTCCAGAAGATCAATGTAATTTAGGCACTACGATGGATGGTAACACAGTGCAGGAAGGCATGCTGGAAGATATTAAGCAAACAGAAAATGATCAGCAAGACCAGGATCTAGGACCAGAAAAAGCGACCGAGAACACACAACCCTCAAGCATTCCTGATGTTGAGGTTGTAGCTGAAGCACGTTCTGGAGTCCAAACTCCTGCAGGGATCAATCTGGACAACTCTGATGCCATTCCAGATACTACAGATGGAAACACAGAAACCAATGAATCAGCTAAAGCAGAAGGTGCTACGGCAACAAGTGAACTAAAAGTGACTGAAACAGAAGAAGAACCGAAGGACAGTGAAGCCACTGAAGCTCAAGAAATTACGGAACACGGCCATGTTACTCCTTCTAAGGAACTTTCAGCAGAAGATGTTTTGATAGCAGATGAGCCACATAATGATGATATCCAGTCTACCCTTGGACAAGATTTGGTTGAAGTTAAGGAAACTGTTTTTACTTCAGAGGAGGCAACTGTGAAAGATAGTGTAACAGTAGAAGAGCCAACATGTGATAGTCAAGAAGTAGATAATGCAGAATCAACACAAGAAACTAAGGGAAACACAGCTAAGAATATTGCTGAAGTCTCTGATGTGGTGATTGTTGATGAGGCACAGACTGAGGATATTGCTGAAACACATATGCGGGAGGTAGAACCAGAAGAAACAAAGGACACAGAACCTGTTGAACCAGAGGAAGCTTCTGATCAGAGGAATGCTGTTTTATTCAATgatttaactcaagaagatacACCGGAAAGTGAGATGCAGCAGACGGGGTCAGCAACAGAAACCACTGAAACTGAAGCAGCTCCCCAGGAAAGCAGTGACTGTGTTTCAGAGGAGCCTTCTCCAGAAGAACATAAGATAGAAAGTGAAACAGATTGCGACACTCAGGAAGTAAGCATCACAGAATCTTTAGAAATAAGTGGTGACAAAGACATCATAACTGAAGGAATCTCTGGCCAAAGCAGCATGATTTCTGCTGGGGAGTTGGCTCAAGAAAACGATGTCCCTGAAAGCGAGCCAACTGCTGATATTCAGCCTGTGCAAGAACCGGAACCAGAAGACATAAAGAATACCGAACGTGTGGAAGTGAAGGAAACATCCCATGAAATGAAAACTACTATCTCTCAGACGCCAGCTGAAGAAGATAATCCAGAAACAATCGATCTGCATGAATCAGAAAGAGGACTGAGCAACACTGAAGCCACAGAAGCAGAAACCCCCGACCAAAGCGACGCTTCTCAATCAGAGGAGCAAGCACCAGAAGAAATAGCAAGTGAGCCACAAGTACTGGAACCAGAAACAGTCGAAGAAATGAGTGACACTGAAGCCATTGAGCCTCCAAATGTTTCCCAGGATAACCTAATCTCTACCTCCGGGGAGTCTGTCCCAGAAGAAATTGcaacagaagataacacaaccACTAAACCAGATGTTGATCATCAACAACTCCAGGATCAAGAATCAACCGATATCAAGGAAACTGAAGCTGATAAACCTGAAGGAATTGCCTCATCTTGCACTCTTTCTACTTCTGAGCAGTCCACTTCAGAAGACAATGCAACAACAATAGAACCAAGGTTTGACACTCAAGAAGAGAATTCAGAGCCAGCAGAAGTCACTGAGGGCACTGAAAATGTGAAAAACAGCACTGCTCTTGCTGAGGCAGCAGCTCCAGAAGAACATGTAGAAAAAGATGCAACTGCCGATACGTCACCAGTGCAGGAGCCAGAGCTAGAAGAGACCAAGGATGCTGAACCGGCTGGAACAGAGGATATTATGACACCAAGGGACTTGCCTGCAGAAAACAAGAACATGGAAACCATGGGGACTGAAGCAGTCCCTCATGAGAGTCATGTTGAAAGTGTAAAGGAACTcactgaagatgatgctgagccTGTTCTGGAGCTAGAATCAGATGAAGACACGAAGTGCACTGACACAATGGAATATCCAGGAGAGCCCAATGGTTCTACTTCTGATGAGCCTACTCCAACAGAAGAAAATACAACAGTAACAGAGCCAGATTTTGACACACAGCAAGTGCAGAATATGACATCTCAAGAAATCAAGAACGGTGAAGATGCCAAAACAGATGAATTCTCAGATCTCAGTAGCTTTCCTACTCCTGAAGGGGCAGATCAAGAAAGTAATTTACCAAGGACTGAATCACCTACAGATGTCCAACAAGTGCAAGAACTGGGTTCAACAGAAGAAACCAGAGATATTGGATCTGTGGGAATTGAAGATCACCAACAAGTTTCTACCTTTGAGCCAGTAGATGGTGAGCCCAATGTTGATGATCAGCAGCTGCACGCAGGAGTCAAAGAAAAAGAAGCAATGGAAACTGAAGAAGTTGTCTGGCAAAATAATTTTGCCAGTCATGTTGATGCAACTGAAGAAGGGAGTGAGCGGAGAAGTGACCCAGATTCTTATGTCCAACCAGCACAGCAGGTGGAATTATCCAGAGACAGTGAGATCAGTCAGCTTGTAAAGGCAGAAGAAACCTCTGGTCAAGTCAATGCTGTCACCATTGAAGAAATACCTACAGAAGACAGTGTTGTGAGTGAAATTGAACCACCTGTTGATATTAAACAAGAGCATGAACAAGAACCGGTGGAAGAAATCAAGGGCATTGATGCCAATGAAGCTAAAgaagaatttattacaagccaaGTTGATGCATTAGAAAAACCAGCTTCAGAAGGTAATATAGCATCAATAGAGCCAACTTCCAATATTGAGCAAGAGAATGAATTGGAAGCAACAAAAGAAATTGACGGCATTGAAGCTATCAATGATGGAGAGCAAGCAGAGAATGCTACTTTGGAGTACCCATCTCCAACAGATAATGAAACAACACCGGAAGGGCATCCTGCAGAGTTGAATGAAGAAACTATTGGGAATGAAACTGATAATGTAATGTTGGTTCCTGGACTCAAAGATGAAATACAAACGTCATTGGAACTAAAG GATGGTGCATGTGACTTGGGTGAAACTGTTTTAACAACTCAGGGAAGTGAGAATGTGACTGATGAAGATGCTGTTCAAAGTTCTGGTGATGATATACTAGACACTTCAAACAATATTGATCAATTCAAAGAAGAGCAAAAGGATGGATGTGAACATAATTCAAGCAAAATGTCAGGTGCGCAGAATGAAGAGAACATAATTCATGTTCAAGATAGAGACATCAGTGTGGAACTTCTCACAAAAAGAGGCACTGATGAAGAAGCGTCACAAGCTTTATTTGAAAGTGATACCACAGAAGATGGTGAGAAAATTAGTGATCTTAACAGGCAACCTGATGATGTAGCACTTCAACTGCAAACATGTGAGGCAGATGCTTTATCCATTGGGAGACAAGATGAGGTTGCGCAAAAGGTTGACTTGGATCAAGAACAGAACGAAGATGAGCACATTCAAAGTCAGAAGGAAGAACTCCAGGCAGATGAACAGAAACATGATGACAAGGCGGGTGATTTCACCACAGAACCACTTGTGGAGCCCGAGGGTATAAAAAATGGCAACACAGACAGAACAGAAAACACTGATGCATGTGAG GCTGAAGAAACAGAGGCAATCATTACTGAAATTCTCAAGCATGAAGAAGCCCCACATGTATACGAGGAATCCACCCCAAGCAGTATGGATATGAAGGTTGACTGCATTAAGGGAACAGAAGAAGATGCTGATGCTAAACATGATAACAAAGATGAGGAGGAGAATGCAGAGAAGGATGATATAGTAGCGAAAAATTCTACTGACAAACAGGATGAAACAACTGCTGAAATTACAAATGAAGAG GACCCTGCAGCTGTTACTCAGAATTTTGAATCAGGAGAGCATAGAGAGGATAAAGAATGCACAGGCAAGGTTAATGATGATGTCCACACTAGTCGAGCAGCAGAAAAAGAGATTGCAGATGAAATACATGACAATAAAGAAATTCGAAATGAAGACAATGCTATCCATCATGACGAGTCACAGACAAAacctgaagaggatgtggcgcCAAAACCTGAAGACAACGCTAAAATTGATGATACAACAACAACTCTAGGCGGAGAAATAATCGATGGTAATGCAAGTATAAAGCCCAGAGAAATTGAAGAGATAGGAGAAAACAAGGGACTTGAATCCACTTCCAATCCTTTTGTAGAATCATCCATACAGAACAATGTTGAGCATGACTTGCATCACAAG GTTGAAGATGAAAAGCTTTCAATGGCAGAGCAAAATGATGTAGATATTGAAGCCATGCAAGAAAAAGCTGATGAATCTGCCTCAGATATAAATCAAATGAAGCAATGTCAGGAAGGAATTAATACAGATGATGTTCAGCAACTTGAAATAGAAGAAAATTCATTTGATAAGATTGATGAAACTATTTCACATGAGAAAACAGAGACAAGAACCACTGAAGTAACAATTAATGACAATATCATTGATAAG GCTAGAGGAGGTGATGGTGGACCATCTGATGAAAGTCTCAAAACCTTTAATGACACTGGAAGGGATCTTGATGTTTCATCTGTAATTACAGCATCAAAGGAAGAAAGCATGAATGAGAACATGGAAGACCATAAGCTTGTTCTTCCTGCACATACTGCACAGGATGAAAACACCCCTGAACAGGTGCTCTGGTTAGAGAACGCAGAAAGAGAGATGCCTTCATCAGAGAAGCTCCTTCCCACTGAACCAGAAGACAAGCAAATTCCCAATGAAAGCAATGAAGAGGAGTTACAGGATGAGAATCAAATTCCCAATGAAAAGAATGAAGAGGACATGCAAGACACAGAAGTTGGAGATGCTCAGAAAGATGTTGAACAAGATTTACCTGTTTCTCATTTTCTGATGAATCTAATATTGGGAAAAAAGAATGCTGATGCAGATGAAAATTCAGAATCTGAGGCtgaaaggaaggaaggagaaacCACAGAAGGTGACAAGTGCGTGGTCATTTCTAAACAAGAAGAAAACATGGGGTCACTTTCCACAGAAAATAAGGTGGATGATGATCTCACCTTTGAACAAGAAAAACATGATGTCAAATGCTCCGAAGAAACACAGGAAATGGTCAAAGGACAGATTGACAATCTTAAGCTGGACACTGAAATATCAACACAGACTGATGACGAGTTCAATAAGAACACTCGTGATTTGGAGATACCAGCATACCAAGGTACTACCCAAGACAAAATTTCTGGTGAACTGTTATCAGAAGAAGCAGCTAGCGTTTCTACAAAAATGGAAACTAGAGATATTGAGATTTTTAACCTTGAGCTCGATGACAAAGGAGTTGATACTGTCTGTCAGGAAAACACAGAGGTGTCAGAAAAAATTGAAAATGAAAGCTTGAATAGCAACATAAATGATTTAACAAATATAGAGGCTTCTGAAAAGGATACTCTAGGGGAAGGACAAACAGGACTCTTGCATGACTCTTTACCTGAAGATAAAAGTGCTAATGCAGTGGCCGAGCAAACACCCTTGTTGACAGAATCAGGTATGATTGATGCAAAAGATTTTTCATGTGATGCTGAGGCTGTCCAGAACCTTGCCTGTGAAAAAGAAGATGAGACCACTGAATCTTCCACCATGGAGGCCACAAGTACTTCTCATATTCAACTGGAGTGTGAAGAAGTAGAGAAGAAAGAAGAGGAGCAGCATGCAAGCATAGACACAGACAAAGTTTCTGAAGAAGCTGTAGAAACTTCAAATGACAGTCCTCAGAAAAGCACAAGGTCTGAAGTAACACCTGATGAGCAGGCACCTCAAATAACGGAACCAGTTACCGACACTGAGAAGATTTTGGCTCATGAAAAGGAAATTTATGAAGGCTCAACATGCATGGATGAGAAAGAAAACTCTAACTTCTCAATTAAAGGAGTAGAAAACTTTCAAACAGCATTTGAAATTCAGGCTGACAGTCCAAACATGCAGATCAACCAAGATAAGAAAGATGAAATTGCTGACAACGAAACTGCAATGGGGCCAGAAAAACTAGGGGAATCTGAATTTCAGGAGCACCAGGAAACTGGTACTGAGCAAAAGTCTCCTAAAGCAAGTGATGAAGGAGACCAGCAATTTTTGGTCGAAAAAGAGACCATGAACAAAGAACAGATGGTGCCCGGAACAGTTGAAAGCCATGAGCAAACAGTGAGCGTAAAATCCAATGAAGAGCAAGAACTGGTTGTCTCAAAGGTCCAGGAATGTGATTTCAATGTGGTTTCACCCAGAGAAGCTTCTGAGGCTGAAGAAAACTTTGTGGACGTAACCAAGACAGAATTCAACACAGATGAAGACCAAAGTCCAAAGGCTGATGCAGAAGAGAAGGCTTATAACGAGAAGATAAAGAACATAGAGGGAACTAAGAATTTCACTGATGAAGCAGAAGTGAAAACTGAAGCACCAAGAGCAACACAGAAGGCACATAAAAAACTCAGCCTATTGTCTGGCGTTGGTTCAAAGGTAAAGGCCGTAAAGCAGCAACTAGCAAAGGTGAAGAAAGCCATTGTACGTAAGCCTGGGAACACAAAACCAGACTCACCAAAGTCATAG